One Eurosta solidaginis isolate ZX-2024a chromosome 5, ASM4086904v1, whole genome shotgun sequence DNA segment encodes these proteins:
- the LOC137254089 gene encoding ribosome biogenesis regulatory protein homolog, with translation MDIVKEVLEKQQRALDKYKPITVDKHLEVRLDIGSLLCTDPNDLEDLELRNNKEQYLLRLTRENTQLLINAIWELPTERIDECIVAKLPQPTTVLPRLRKIPGPKPLTKWEKFAKEKGIKKKKKDKKKYDEVLDKWVPTYGYKRADAEREKEWVLEVPKNVDPNEDMFQKKIDLRNEKVAKNEIQRMKNIVRAKKVEVPRSGYFGPEVASSGQLLTAVTVAKSSTASVGKFQDKLPKEREARGIGVKELIPGAKRKASHISAQPEKEVNLGLIKSVLNKTPKFDIEKAISLQKNEDKLERDANPTTKKGKQGGKKAKHSGKGGKKPKGGRGQRAPGKKGTVGRKRR, from the exons ATGGATATAGTGAAGGAGGTATTGGAAAAGCAGCAACGTGCTTTAGATAAATATAAACCGATTACTGTTGATAAGCATTTGGAGGTTCGTCTGGATATTGGATCATTGCTTTGCACGGACCCCAACGATTTAGAAGATCTAGAATTGAG AAATAACAAAGAGCAATACTTACTCCGTTTAACCCGCGAAAACACACAGTTGCTTATTAATGCAATATGGGAGCTGCCCACTGAGCGCATAGATGAATGTATTGTAGCGAAGTTGCCTCAGCCTACAACTGTTTTACCGCGCCTACGTAAAATTCCTGGACCTAAGCCGCTAACTAAATGGGAAAAATTTGCTAAAGAGAAAGGCAttaagaaaaagaagaaagataAAAAGAAATACGATGAAGTGCTGGAT AAATGGGTGCCAACTTATGGCTACAAACGTGCTGACGCTGAACGAGAGAAGGAATGGGTTCTAGAAGTTCCTAAGAATGTTGATCCAAATGAAGACATGTTCCAGAAAAAAATAGACTTACGTAATGAAAAAGTCGCTAAGAACGAGATACAACGTATGAAAAACATTGTACGAGCTAAGAAGGTGGAAGTCCCACGAAGTGGATATTTTGGCCCAGAAGTTGCTTCATCAGGACAGTTGCTTACTGCAGTCACTGTCGCCAAGTCATCTACAGCTTCTGTAGGGAAATTCCAAGACAAATTACCTAAAGAGAGAGAAGCGCGTGGAATTGGTGTGAAAGAATTGATACCTGGGGCAAAACGTAAAGCTTCACATATTAGTGCCCAGCCAGAAAAAGAAGTAAATTTAGGCTTGATTAAGAGCGTGCTTAACAAGACGCCAAAGTTCGATATAGAAAAGGCAATTTCCTTACAAAAGAATGAAGATAAACTCGA ACGTGATGCTAATCCAACGACTAAAAAGGGTAAACAAGGAGGAAAGAAAGCTAAACATAGTGGAAAAGGTGGCAAAAAACCTAAAGGAGGTAGAGGACAAAGAGCTCCTGGAAAAAAAGGAACCGTTGGTAGAAAAAGGAGATAA